A region from the Deltaproteobacteria bacterium genome encodes:
- a CDS encoding endonuclease/exonuclease/phosphatase family protein: MAQSFAAPSLLAALVVCTCATGCLPDKAAPTTTNASSSGGSGASSGSGSTGGSGGSSGSTSGAGGALRVAEWNIEFFAMPDAGPTDDALQATNVTAGIQQVAPDIMAFEEVCDEGVFAQVPANLESQTGATFQSIVANDPSLGNAYANYGGSWGQKTALIWRTDVATYVSGQLVYRTDLDPSWGSTFATRDPLEIKLQLADGTILYVIVVHLKSGVDTASYNERVQESADLKTYLEQVHANDAVMVIGDWNDDLDSSITSGEPSPFSALVADTADYVFTTMPFSTANESTLDTFQGHPIDHHLVNKQLFNFVINNSAQIIHPNIVNYGDTTSDHYPTLVQYQRP; the protein is encoded by the coding sequence GTGGCTCAATCGTTCGCGGCTCCATCCCTCCTCGCTGCGCTCGTCGTGTGCACGTGCGCGACGGGCTGTCTCCCCGACAAGGCCGCGCCCACGACGACCAACGCCAGCTCCAGCGGCGGCTCGGGCGCGAGCAGCGGGAGCGGCTCGACCGGCGGTTCCGGCGGCAGCTCGGGCTCGACCAGTGGCGCGGGCGGAGCGCTGCGCGTGGCGGAGTGGAACATCGAGTTCTTCGCCATGCCCGATGCGGGCCCGACCGACGACGCGCTTCAGGCCACGAACGTCACCGCGGGCATCCAGCAGGTGGCGCCGGACATCATGGCCTTCGAAGAGGTCTGCGACGAAGGCGTGTTCGCGCAGGTGCCCGCGAATCTGGAGTCGCAGACCGGCGCGACCTTCCAGAGCATCGTGGCCAACGACCCGAGCCTCGGGAACGCGTATGCGAACTACGGAGGCAGCTGGGGGCAGAAGACCGCGCTCATCTGGCGGACCGATGTGGCGACGTACGTCTCGGGCCAGCTCGTGTACCGCACCGACCTCGACCCATCCTGGGGCAGCACCTTCGCCACGCGCGATCCGCTGGAGATCAAGCTCCAGCTCGCCGACGGCACCATCCTCTACGTGATCGTGGTGCACCTGAAGTCCGGCGTCGACACCGCGAGCTACAACGAGCGCGTGCAGGAGAGCGCAGACCTCAAGACATATCTCGAGCAGGTGCACGCGAACGATGCGGTGATGGTCATCGGCGATTGGAACGACGATCTCGATTCGTCGATCACGAGCGGCGAGCCGAGCCCGTTCTCAGCCCTGGTTGCCGACACGGCCGACTACGTCTTCACGACAATGCCGTTCTCGACCGCGAACGAGTCCACGCTGGACACCTTCCAGGGACACCCGATCGATCACCACCTCGTCAACAAGCAGCTCTTCAACTTCGTAATCAACAATTCGGCCCAGATCATTCACCCGAACATTGTGAACTACGGGGACACCACGAGCGATCACTACCCCACGCTCGTGCAGTACCAGCGGCCTTAG
- a CDS encoding cellulase family glycosylhydrolase → MSRLASFTAPLVLLALAGCGSSSDGSGSTSGSTSSSATSGTHGSTSGTTGGSTTAGSTSSSTGTHGSTTGSGSSSTTTTTGTSGSTGGTTGTYPAGWLYTSGAQILVADGNGGGSPWMGRGVNMDDLYLCGYDYTLWMTDPGQTLQNIASGLVSAWHPTFVRVSLGMNSYPTVSSWTSNLSSYQAPMTAVINQLGATPGVYVLVTLRSDASMIDGDTAAGAEPTLLPSDASNTPDATNFPNGTDDTYRAIVDTFANSKFVMFGIANEPGGNTLSHQTLSAAMSHAVGTIREEEDRLGVPHHLVSVQGNNWTSDISFYDSAPLAYDNVIYEVHGYPPDPSSYTFSHIPVIIGEYGSLNDASAFYADVEAKHIPNLAWDFEPYSDCSPDLLDANQSDSNLVPTAWGSTVQAYLLAH, encoded by the coding sequence ATGTCTCGCTTGGCTTCTTTTACCGCGCCGCTCGTGCTCCTGGCGCTCGCAGGCTGCGGCTCCTCGAGCGATGGCTCGGGCTCCACCAGCGGCAGCACGTCGTCGAGCGCGACGTCGGGCACGCATGGCTCCACGAGCGGCACGACCGGCGGCTCGACCACGGCGGGCTCGACGAGCAGCAGCACGGGCACGCACGGCTCGACGACCGGCAGCGGCAGCAGCAGCACCACCACCACCACCGGGACCAGCGGCTCGACGGGCGGAACCACCGGCACCTATCCAGCAGGCTGGCTGTACACCAGCGGCGCGCAGATCCTCGTGGCCGACGGCAACGGCGGCGGCTCGCCGTGGATGGGCCGCGGCGTGAACATGGACGATCTCTATTTGTGCGGATACGACTACACACTGTGGATGACGGATCCGGGGCAGACGCTGCAGAACATCGCCAGCGGGCTCGTCAGCGCGTGGCACCCCACGTTCGTGCGCGTCTCGCTGGGCATGAACAGCTACCCCACGGTCTCGAGCTGGACGAGCAACCTTTCGAGCTACCAGGCGCCCATGACCGCCGTCATCAACCAGCTCGGGGCGACGCCGGGGGTCTACGTACTCGTCACGCTGCGCAGCGACGCGTCGATGATCGACGGCGACACCGCCGCCGGCGCCGAGCCCACCCTCCTGCCCTCGGACGCGAGCAACACGCCGGATGCCACCAACTTCCCCAACGGCACCGACGACACCTACCGCGCGATCGTCGACACCTTCGCGAACTCGAAGTTCGTGATGTTTGGAATCGCCAACGAGCCCGGCGGCAACACGCTCAGCCACCAGACCCTCTCCGCGGCCATGAGCCACGCGGTGGGCACCATCCGCGAGGAAGAAGACCGGCTCGGCGTGCCGCACCACCTCGTCTCGGTGCAGGGCAACAACTGGACGAGCGACATCAGCTTCTACGACTCGGCGCCACTCGCATATGACAATGTGATCTATGAAGTGCACGGCTACCCGCCCGACCCGAGCTCGTACACGTTCAGCCACATCCCGGTGATCATCGGCGAGTACGGCAGCCTCAACGACGCGAGCGCCTTCTACGCGGACGTCGAGGCCAAGCACATCCCCAACCTGGCCTGGGACTTCGAGCCCTACAGCGACTGCTCGCCCGACCTGCTCGACGCGAACCAGAGCGACTCGAACCTGGTGCCGACGGCCTGGGGCAGCACGGTGCAGGCGTACCTGCTCGCGCACTGA
- a CDS encoding class I SAM-dependent methyltransferase, translating to MKIEPDNTAVRVALWRALHVLADPPPHVLEDKVGLDIAAPDAGWQQRPDMSPFTRPFRASIVARARFIEDLVEEQATRGLGQYVILGAGLDTFAQRKPALASRLRVFEVDKPSAQAWKRQRLEQLGLGVPEFLRLVPVDFEAGDDWWTQLVTAGFDAKRPALVASTGVSMYLTRDSIAATLRQVAALAPGSTLAMTFMCPIDMADAELRPGFQRAIDGARAAGTPFLSFFRPEEMLAFARECGFKDARHVSAASLAERYFANRSDGLRPPNNAEELLVATT from the coding sequence ATGAAGATCGAACCGGACAACACCGCCGTCCGCGTGGCGCTGTGGCGCGCGCTGCACGTGCTCGCCGATCCGCCGCCGCACGTGCTCGAGGACAAGGTCGGCCTCGACATCGCCGCGCCCGACGCGGGCTGGCAGCAGCGGCCGGACATGAGCCCGTTCACGCGGCCGTTCCGCGCATCGATCGTGGCGCGCGCCCGCTTCATCGAAGATCTCGTCGAGGAGCAAGCCACGCGCGGCCTGGGGCAGTACGTCATCCTCGGCGCCGGGCTCGACACCTTCGCGCAGCGAAAGCCCGCGCTCGCGTCGCGCCTGCGCGTGTTCGAGGTCGACAAGCCCAGCGCTCAAGCCTGGAAGCGCCAGCGCCTGGAGCAGCTCGGGCTGGGCGTTCCGGAGTTTCTGCGGCTCGTGCCTGTCGACTTCGAAGCGGGCGACGATTGGTGGACCCAGCTCGTCACCGCGGGGTTCGACGCGAAGCGGCCGGCGCTCGTGGCGTCCACCGGCGTGAGCATGTACCTGACCCGGGACTCGATCGCCGCCACGCTGCGGCAGGTCGCGGCGCTCGCGCCAGGATCGACGCTGGCGATGACGTTCATGTGCCCCATCGACATGGCCGACGCCGAATTGCGCCCCGGATTTCAGCGCGCCATCGACGGCGCCCGCGCGGCCGGCACGCCGTTCCTCAGCTTCTTCAGGCCGGAGGAGATGCTCGCGTTCGCGCGCGAGTGTGGCTTCAAGGACGCCAGGCACGTCTCGGCGGCCTCGCTCGCGGAGCGTTACTTCGCGAACCGGAGCGACGGGCTTCGTCCGCCGAACAACGCCGAGGAGCTGCTCGTCGCGACCACGTAG
- a CDS encoding IPT/TIG domain-containing protein: MWASLALLAAGASGCPSFGPDAIPCQVDDNCPTGQSCHAGLCVEGPGDASSGSTSSAGSSGAASSGSTGSGSSSTGTSSSSSSSGSSASSNSSSSSGSSTGGPTLTGVSPSAITSLTAVDLVVSGSGFQDTTTADLDGEPLSIATLAGTRLTLHATSTQVGAAREANLHVNNPTGTSALTVEVDNPVPTLTSISPNTATHHSGTATLTLTGSDFRPDSVAMADSSAMATTYVSETELMAVVPGNKLNHAGNVQISVRAPAPGGGVSASVTLTVN; this comes from the coding sequence GTGTGGGCGTCGCTTGCCCTGCTCGCGGCAGGTGCGTCGGGCTGCCCGAGCTTCGGGCCCGATGCCATCCCCTGCCAGGTCGACGACAACTGCCCCACCGGCCAGAGCTGCCACGCCGGCCTCTGCGTCGAAGGCCCTGGCGACGCGAGCTCCGGTTCAACCTCGAGCGCTGGCTCGAGCGGTGCCGCGTCCAGCGGCTCGACCGGCAGCGGCAGCTCCAGCACCGGCACCTCGAGCAGCTCCAGCTCGAGCGGCTCCAGCGCTTCGAGCAACTCGAGCAGTTCCAGCGGCAGCAGCACCGGCGGGCCCACGCTCACCGGCGTCTCGCCCAGCGCGATCACGTCGCTGACCGCCGTCGATCTCGTCGTCAGCGGCAGCGGCTTTCAGGACACCACCACCGCCGACCTCGACGGCGAGCCGCTCAGCATCGCCACGCTCGCGGGCACCCGGCTCACGCTGCACGCCACCTCCACGCAGGTCGGCGCGGCGCGCGAGGCCAACCTGCACGTGAACAACCCCACGGGCACGTCGGCCCTCACGGTGGAGGTGGACAACCCCGTCCCCACGCTCACGTCGATCTCGCCCAACACTGCCACGCACCACTCCGGGACGGCGACGCTCACCCTCACCGGCAGCGACTTCCGCCCGGACAGCGTGGCCATGGCCGACAGCAGCGCCATGGCCACCACCTACGTGAGCGAGACCGAGCTCATGGCCGTCGTGCCCGGGAACAAGCTGAACCACGCGGGCAACGTGCAGATCAGCGTCCGCGCGCCAGCGCCCGGCGGCGGTGTCTCGGCATCCGTCACCTTGACCGTGAACTAG
- a CDS encoding serine/threonine protein kinase, which translates to MSESAAPSIDVATQPRLGRYRIERFLARGGMAEVFVGKAEGPGGFEKNVVIKRILPELVAEDRFVRMFLAEARLAAQLNHPNIVQVFDFGQHDGMYFLAMEYIQGESLRAILQAYENQGRRLPPPICASLVAGVCEGLHYAHNLSDEHGVSRNLVHRDVTPDNILISASGVPKIVDFGIAKASSTGHRTEGGMLKGKYGYMSPEQIRGDGIDRRLDVYALGVTLYEMLAGHRPYVAENELQLLKKIIQAEAPRVEELVPEVPAALGAAVAQAIAPDPNLRFRDARALGNALQDYLASTGTRVAPFELAGVVNGVTAYHRERRAAHGTTEPPPRGVPGLELPPVDVDLSSIPKRMPRTNATISVVAPPTGFEPWRVRIPQAVGLIGFVALAIFGLSRLGPKPKPDPLPVATTLAPAVPVAVAPPRQPVPAPPPPHADEVAIPDPPPAAPTQPQKQVAPPGFLTVTSDPRCEIWVDAQKLGLTPLKHQEIPSGPHWLLARNREQGLERKTVIRIQPGAERFEKLVFGDGLLEVKVQPWANVFVDGRAYGQTPIQAISLPEGTHSLKVENPDLQRSETRTVHVATRGHEVVKIIW; encoded by the coding sequence ATGAGCGAGAGCGCCGCCCCCTCGATCGACGTGGCCACGCAGCCGCGGCTCGGCCGCTACCGCATCGAGCGCTTCCTCGCGCGCGGCGGCATGGCCGAGGTCTTCGTGGGCAAGGCCGAGGGGCCCGGCGGCTTCGAGAAGAACGTGGTCATCAAGCGCATCCTCCCCGAGCTGGTCGCGGAGGATCGCTTCGTGCGCATGTTCCTGGCCGAGGCGCGGCTGGCGGCGCAGCTCAACCACCCCAACATCGTGCAGGTCTTCGACTTCGGTCAGCACGACGGCATGTACTTCCTGGCCATGGAGTACATCCAGGGCGAGAGCCTGCGCGCGATCCTCCAGGCGTACGAAAACCAGGGCCGCCGCCTGCCGCCGCCGATCTGCGCGTCGCTGGTGGCCGGCGTCTGCGAGGGCCTGCACTACGCGCACAACCTCTCCGACGAGCACGGCGTCTCGCGAAACCTCGTCCACCGCGACGTCACCCCGGACAACATCCTCATCTCCGCGAGCGGCGTGCCCAAGATCGTGGACTTCGGCATCGCCAAGGCCAGCTCCACCGGCCACCGCACCGAGGGCGGGATGCTCAAGGGCAAGTACGGCTACATGTCGCCCGAGCAGATCCGCGGCGACGGCATCGACCGCCGGCTCGACGTCTACGCGCTGGGCGTCACCCTCTACGAGATGCTCGCGGGCCACCGGCCGTACGTGGCCGAGAACGAGCTGCAGCTGCTCAAGAAGATCATTCAGGCCGAGGCGCCGCGCGTGGAGGAGCTGGTGCCCGAGGTGCCGGCTGCGCTCGGGGCCGCGGTGGCGCAGGCCATCGCCCCGGATCCGAACCTGCGCTTCCGCGATGCGCGCGCGCTCGGGAACGCGCTCCAGGACTACCTCGCGTCCACCGGCACGCGCGTGGCGCCCTTCGAGCTCGCGGGGGTCGTGAACGGCGTGACCGCATACCACCGCGAGCGCCGCGCGGCGCATGGCACGACGGAGCCGCCGCCGCGGGGTGTCCCGGGCCTCGAGCTTCCGCCGGTGGACGTGGATCTCTCCAGCATCCCCAAGCGCATGCCGCGGACGAACGCCACCATCTCGGTGGTCGCCCCTCCGACCGGGTTCGAGCCGTGGCGCGTGCGCATTCCCCAGGCCGTGGGCCTGATCGGATTCGTGGCCCTGGCCATCTTCGGCCTCTCGCGACTGGGTCCGAAGCCGAAACCCGATCCGCTCCCGGTTGCCACGACGCTCGCTCCCGCGGTGCCCGTCGCCGTCGCGCCGCCGCGGCAGCCCGTCCCCGCGCCGCCGCCGCCGCACGCCGACGAGGTGGCCATCCCGGATCCGCCGCCTGCCGCGCCCACGCAGCCCCAAAAGCAGGTCGCGCCGCCGGGATTCCTCACGGTCACCAGCGATCCGCGCTGCGAGATCTGGGTCGACGCGCAGAAGCTCGGGCTGACGCCGCTCAAGCACCAGGAGATCCCCTCGGGGCCGCACTGGCTGCTGGCGCGGAACCGCGAGCAGGGCCTGGAGCGGAAGACGGTGATTCGCATCCAGCCGGGCGCCGAGCGCTTCGAGAAGCTGGTCTTCGGCGACGGGCTGCTCGAGGTGAAGGTGCAGCCCTGGGCGAACGTGTTCGTCGACGGCCGCGCCTATGGGCAAACGCCCATCCAGGCCATCTCGCTCCCCGAGGGAACTCACTCGCTGAAGGTGGAGAACCCGGACCTCCAGCGCTCGGAGACGCGCACGGTGCACGTGGCGACCCGCGGGCACGAGGTGGTGAAGATCATCTGGTGA